One stretch of Centroberyx gerrardi isolate f3 chromosome 13, fCenGer3.hap1.cur.20231027, whole genome shotgun sequence DNA includes these proteins:
- the emilin2a gene encoding EMILIN-2, whose translation MRYRQGEMEWQWTIFTLFLNFQFTYGSPSSYDLFQGSAYTGVVHRHRNRNWCAYVVHKNVSCTVQGSVESFQEPVVAPCPAYQPDCEQEVRYQTRFRPTYKIAFRTVTELEWRCCPGHQGPDCKDLKPPPNRQSVQRTQPYLPPNPGHTTRHTQRPERRETGHHEARHGGADKVHLLEGEVQRLSQTVLDLQTALTGLTANLRTDLQEDTNKILVTLLNNMRPPDSATTAGTEDSPAVLDGHQATRGGIAGERGIEKMMARLDDMNNALKSKDEALEELRGMVTSQEGQIRLLMDASQSQAPAMVEVGPSTDLDVIQTYVDGKFEKLKKELDQNMEEQIAKLQSSCNDRIQTLQKSCEEGHDQGLVSLTKLVDTKEADLRKEIRELRLDMAAADGPIRTQRQTDPSKQEVDRSDHKDLWREIDRIAEAHRILNVRIDNELAHLSAPQLDIEYGPLIEELEARINVTEQNAEVHCFYIEDKLTRAIADEAAALRQLLDERLNNMEDQFTNMLVEMSNSSFPGMFGDSMDAIQAEVNNNKFLLQGLDDKVNAVGELCSAGCSGSGVTAGTASSSTISGGLDNIVKDLQLCRNDLDVVHTDVSANSDKLRKLEDIIERESVGHQKRAKSMEDFQKGLINLQDNVIGLAGAVNGLSDSLSKYTQDMQRMNSTCCQAGQSGTGSPVWENGASVSTVTNSQVEELRNRFNMLSNQVSSELSQCKENTQGVTDGISAVDGRVTRLEKVCGRLDGVSANVKELKDGLERHVAGLRDCVHRMNATYGTHTADIISLQNSLQSVQTQLSAMAKHVLKDITAKEPGMTLRLERPGSLPDSSPTRTRITQIPQIHIPLIIQPSSPRQPNTHRQPSQPRQPSQPRQPSNPQQPGLPTLTLVPRKPVVETGEAGPPGYMRRVTVRRGSEDSSSMPVKGFAGAPGYPPVQPVSFKPQRNQAPVAAKLPWNPMYDAPIVSPVSVDSGALADPFSFSAGLTQQPFSGDFGVIRFNRVLVNDGGHYNPQTGIFTVPMDGRYLISGLLTAKQGDRIDAVLSVSNRSVQRLQSSAGPAAGQHGGSAAGSCSCGGSVSFSLILSLRKGDRVSLVRTGGQLATTEAREILSTYSAIFLYAPQAKR comes from the exons ATGCGTTACAGACAAGGAGAGATGGAGTGGCAGTGGACaattttcacattatttttgaACTTTCAATTCACTTACGGGTCTCCGTCCTCCTATGACTTGTTCCAAGGGTCCGCATACACTGGAGTGGTACACAGACATAGAAATAG GAACTGGTGTGCCTATGTGGTGCACAAGAACGTGAGCTGCACCGTGCAGGGGAGCGTCGAGAGCTTCCAGGAGCCCGTGGTGGCCCCCTGCCCCGCCTACCAGCCAGACTGCGAGCAGGAAGTGAG GTACCAAACTCGGTTTCGACCCACGTACAAGATTGCCTTCAGGACAGTCACAGAGCTAGAGTGGAGATGCTGTCCTGGTCACCAAGGCCCAGACTGTAAAGATTTAAAACCACCCCCCAACCGGCAGTCAGTGCAGAGAACACAACCTTACCTCCCACCAAATCCTGGACATAcaactagacacacacaga GGCCAGAGCGGAGAGAGACGGGGCACCATGAGGCGAGGCATGGTGGGGCAGATAAGGTGCATCTTCTGGAGGGTGAAGTCCAGCGGCTCTCTCAGACAGTTTTGGACCTCCAGACAGCTTTGACAGGGTTAACAGCCAACCTCCGCACAGACCTGCAGGAAGACACCAATAAGATTCTGGTCACTCTCCTTAACAACATGCGCCCACCAGACAGTGCCACGACCGCAGGCACTGAGGACAGCCCGGCAGTGCTGGATGGTCATCAGGCTACCAGAGGTGGGATAGCAGGAGAAAGGGGCATAGAAAAGATGATGGCCAGGTTGGATGACATGAACAATGCACTGAAGAGCAAGGACGAAGCTTTGGAAGAACTCAGAGGAATGGTGACAAGTCAAGAGGGGCAGATCCGTCTCCTGATGGATGCCTCACAATCTCAGGCTCCAGCCATGGTGGAAGTTGGCCCCTCAACCGACCTTGATGTGATCCAGACCTACGTTGATGGAAAATTCGAGAAGCTGAAGAAGGAGCTAGACCAGAATATGGAGGAACAGATAGCCAAGCTACAGAGCTCCTGCAATGACAGGATCCAGACCTTGCAGAAGTCCTGTGAAGAGGGTCATGACCAAGGCCTGGTCAGCCTAACCAAGCTGGTGGACACCAAGGAGGCAGACCTGAGAAAGGAGATCCGGGAACTGCGTCTGGACATGGCTGCTGCAGATGGACCCATACGAACTCAACGGCAGACTGACCCATCCAAGCAGGAAGTGGACCGCAGTGACCACAAAGACCTGTGGCGTGAGATTGACCGTATTGCAGAGGCTCACCGCATCCTGAATGTCCGTATCGACAACGAGCTGGCCCACCTGTCTGCGCCTCAACTAGATATTGAGTACGGCCCACTCATTGAGGAGCTGGAGGCACGCATAAATGTCACGGAACAAAATGCAGAGGTTCACTGTTTCTATATTGAAGATAAGCTGACCCGTGCAATTGCGGATGAAGCGGCGGCACTTCGGCAGCTTCTGGATGAGCGTCTGAACAATATGGAGGACCAGTTTACTAACATGCTAGTGGAAATGAGCAACAGCTCCTTCCCTGGGATGTTTGGTGACTCCATGGATGCCATCCAGGCAGAGGTCAACAACAACAAGTTCCTCCTCCAAGGCTTGGATGATAAGGTCAACGCTGTTGGGGAGCTGTGCTCTGCAGGGTGTTCAGGCTCAGGAGTTACTGCAGGTACAGCAAGTTCATCCACCATATCAGGTGGTCTAGACAACATTGTGAAGGACCTACAACTATGTAGGAATGACTTGGACGTTGTTCACACGGATGTCAGTGCCAACTCAGACAAGCTCAGAAAACTGGAGGATATTATTGAAAGGGAGTCAGTTGGACACCAGAAACGTGCCAAGTCCATGGAGGACTTCCAAAAGGGACTGATTAATCTCCAAGATAATGTAATTGGTCTGGCTGGAGCTGTTAATGGGTTAAGTGATTCCCTGAGCAAATACACCCAGGATATGCAGAGAATGAACTCGACATGCTGCCAGGCAGGGCAGAGTGGCACTGGGAGCCCAGTATGGGAGAATGGGGCATCAGTCAGCACAGTAACCAACAGTcaggtggaggagctgaggaacAGATTCAATATGCTCAGTAACCAGGTGTCATCTGAACTGAGTCAATGTAAAGAGAACACCCAGGGTGTTACTGATGGCATTTCTGCCGTAGATGGACGTGTGACCAGACTTGAAAAGGTGTGTGGAAGGTTGGATGGGGTTTCTGCTAATGTCAAAGAACTGAAGGACGGGCTGGAGAGGCATGTTGCTGGTCTGCGGGACTGTGTCCACAGGATGAATGCCACCTACGGGACTCACACCGCAGACATCATCTCACTGCAGAATTCATTGCAGAGCGTCCAGACACAGCTCTCCGCAATGGCCAAGCATGTTCTCAAAGACATCACTGCGAAAGAGCCAG GAATGACCCTAAGACTAGAGAGGCCTGGTTCTTTGCCGGACTCGAGTCCAACCAGAACCAGAATAACGCAAATCCCCCAGATCCACATCCCTCTCATCATCCAGCCGTCCAGCCCCAGGCAGCCCAACACACACCGCCAGCCCAGCCAGCCCAGACAGCCCAGCCAGCCCAGACAGCCGTCCAACCCCCAACAACCAGGCCTTCCCACTCTGACTCTGGTTCCCAGAAAGCCGGTGGTGGAGACCGGCGAGGCTGGGCCTCCTGGCTACATGCGCAGGGTGACTGTGCGGAGGGGGTCCGAGGACTCGTCTTCCATGCCTGTCAAAGGGTTCGCTGGAGCTCCAG GCTATCCCCCTGTGCAGCCTGTGTCTTTCAAGCCTCAGAGGAACCAAG CTCCTGTAGCAGCAAAGTTGCCCTGGAACCCGATGTATGACGCTCCAATCGTGTCACCAG TTTCAGTCGACAGCGGCGCCTTGGCAGatcccttctccttctccgcTGGCCTCACCCAGCAGCCCTTCTCTGGAGACTTTGGCGTCATCCGCTTCAACAGGGTGCTAGTCAATGACGGTGGACACTACAATCCACAGACAG GGATCTTCACTGTACCAATGGACGGCCGCTACCTGATCTCAGGACTGCTGACCGCCAAGCAGGGAGACCGCATAGACGCTGTGCTGTCCGTGTCTAACCGCAGCGTCCAGAGGCTGCAGAGCTCCGCGGGGCCGGCGGCCGGTCAACACGGGGGTTCGGCTGCAGGTAGCTGTAGCTGCGGAGGCTCGGTCTCCTTCAGCCTGATCCTGTCCCTGAGGAAGGGAGACCGCGTGAGCCTGGTGAGGACCGGAGGCCAGCTGGCCACCACCGAGGCCAGGGAGATCCTCTCCACATACAGCGCCATCTTCCTCTACGCACCACAGGCCAAAAGATAG